DNA from Brassica napus cultivar Da-Ae chromosome C4, Da-Ae, whole genome shotgun sequence:
AATGTTTGCCGATATTTGGATTATGTTGTGATACCAGAAAGTTCCTGCCGAGTATGGATATTgtgtttaatcttttttttgtgcaaccaATGTTTTCATTCATATCTTAAACACTTACCTGGATAAAAGCAACATCTAACAAGTGATGTGCAATTCTTTTAAGAAAATCAAGAGCAAAGCAATGTAAGATTAAGACATAAACTTAGACAAGTTTGATAAGACGTTGAAATCGATTTCAAAGGTGCCATCCGCAAGTAACCACATCAAGAAATTACGGCGTCCTTTGAATCTTTCAGACTTGAAAGTAGTCACTGTATATCGTGACTTTGAATGTTCCAAGACTTCAAAGTTCATTGAAATGAGTCTCGTTGTATCTTCCGGTCCCAAACAAACCGTTACACAAGATAACAAACGGTAAGGAAAACAAATATATTCATTGGCTTTGGAGCCAAGAGAAGAATACCTCTCATAGAGAGGAGTTTTGATGGTAAGAGTCTTTCCTAGAGGACGTGTGGAAAAGATCTCGCATGGTCCTTGGCACGAGGATATTGTGTTTAATCATAAGTTATATTTAGACGTGAGAAAACTATGAACCGATTACAATTGTAATCGAATGTactaaatgaaattttatttattcattttttcttttttgggttaaaaaaattgttttgggtTAAACATTTTATAGTGACTAGACTCCACCGCAAACGGTGCCCCAAATCAAGCAAAATCTCTTAAAATTTTTTTGGAAAGTCATAGTACCACCGCGTCAACAGAGAGTCGAACCCGCAACCTCTGGTATTCTGTAAAAAGGAGGACCACTGACATACAAGCCCCTTCTCTATTTATTCTTCTTTTGTATGCAAGTATGTATAAAATTGATTGATAATTCACCCTCAATCCGGCTGATTTACATAGCAGCCCCATCCAAGGCCCACCCTATAGACTCTCATGATGGCTGTTTTCTTATCTGACTAAACTCACACTACCGCATTATTTATTGTACATTCTTTTAAGAatcatttattttctatttttcttacaaGATTGGCTTGATACCGCAAAgcaatttaaaatcataaaagaagGCAGCCAATGTAGTAGATTTGTTTGATTCTTTGGCCGACCTTatagttataaaattttaagttatgtGCTACGATTTTTCTAAGCAAgctaagaaacaaaaacaaattatgtaacctttttcaaaacaaaacgaaACAAAAAATCTCTCAGCCAATTTTGTAGTtaacattcatttttttttaaacaacttgTAACGACTAGTCTGAATGAAGAAATGTAATAGAAAATGCAACCCATTGCAAACttcttaaagaaaaataattgtgTGTTTAGATAAGATGCATTGACTTAATAATGATATGTCTCTGTTACATCTCTCACGAAATTCCTCATTTCAACTATTATTACACTACAACTCAGAATTGTCCAATGCATTATTAGTATTACTATTACTATTacaataatgaattttataataaaatattgtaagaGCATAGCGACGTCCCATGTAAGATGTGTACATGTATTACATCAAAAAAAGATTTGTACATGTATGCGGTTGCCTAATTTGCATAAGCTAAGATATTGGGGGTGGTAGAGTGACAAGGGTCAATCATAAGAGAGTGAAGGTTATGTCTGCCTGATTATAGTGCTGGGAGACTCTAATATACGCTGGAGGTTTTGGTGCATGGTAGCCAAAACAAGTAATAGTGAGTAGTGGTGGTCAGATGTGATGGAACAGAGGATTTTTTGGTAGGGTTACGGAGTGAGAAAGCGAGAGTGGAGGAGGGACCATTACTCTTTACATGCTTTCCCAAAAGATACCGTTCTCAAAACGTGTCCAACTCAACCACAATTACTCATACGTCAAATCTTGTTTATTTaccaacaaaatcaaatttgtaaaaGAATGTTAAAAACGTGAAAatggttttaaacttttaattataacaaaattgaTTTACATTTAACCATATAGATAATCAATGAGACGTTTACGCTGAGGGACACTTTCTCTTTTTTATTAACACCTGAAGACACATTGGATAGATGAGGCACAATATCGGGACAACTGTCTTTTCGTTGGACATCAAGGCCTTTCGCGCGAGTTTGGAAAGAGAATGTTCACTTTAAGGAACCAAACCAGATAACACTCTCATTAGAATAAATGCAGAAAGTGGAAAAGTAAAAGTAGGTATATGAATTTTAGGGTCTCTTGTTTGGACCGTTGATTTTTTTGGCGAAACAAGATCTAATGGCTCAGAAGAGGCGTATAGTTTTGGCTCTAATAAATGTTGTTCTTTAACGTATAGTTTTTGTTTGTGAGAGTAGTGTGATGTCATGTGAACCACACGGCTGTAACCCTTACACTgatagatttttcttttggtttctaaacaaaaatttatctgaacaaaatctaattgtttaatacgaaaataaatacaaattaggggttaacacatagattttaaagaATAAGCTAGTTCAGGTGGAAAACATTACTTGTGCACCCATAATAATCTGGGTTCAAAcccttttgatttgttttttatgttgGTTAGGTCTTCTTGAAACGTTGCGTTTTGACTAGGCGATTTTGAGGGGATTTTGAAGGCGACGGAGATCTGGTTTTTCATGATGGATACGGCCAATCTGTCGGGGATTCTAAACCCTCTCGAGGATAGATCGGTAATCAAGGGGGAAGATAAGAAGGAATCAACCGTGGAGAAACAAGAGAGGAGCTCGATTTTGACGGAAGAGAAGAGCTGGGTTTCGGCGGCTCATGATAAGAAAAGTTTGAGGTAGAGATATCAACACAGGATGGGAAGAACAAGGTGGTGATACCAGATGAGGTCCTTGCGGATTCAACGCCGCTGTGGGATGATTTTATCGTCGGGAAGTTTATGGATCTCGCTCCTCACATGGCGAAGGTTCATATGGTGGTGAACAAGATATGGAAGTATGGAGAGTTAGAATCGAAGGTGGATGTTTATGATGTAAATGCGACAATGATGAGATTTAGGATCTCAAATCCTAAAGCTCGCGAAAAGATCCTAAAAAGGGGTATGTGGAACATTGCTGGAGTTCCCATGGTGGTGACAAAGTGGACTCCAAAGACGGAGGAAGAGAAGCAGGAGGAGACTGCGATTCCTATGTGGATTCTTTTGAGGAAGGTGCCATTGCACATGTATTCTTGGCAAGGTCTTAGTTTCATGACTAGCACCGTGGGGTTTCCTGATCGACTGCATCCTGAGACGATTGCGTATACTAATCTTGAGGAAGCAAAAGTTTTTGTGAATGTTGATTTATCTAAGCCTTTGCCCAAAGAAATCGACTTCACTAAAGAGGGGAAGGAGTTCACAGTGGAATTTCACTACCCTTGGTTCCCATCAAAATGCAATCTATGCAGCAAGTGGGGTCATACTGAGAAGGTATGCATTATGAAtggaaaagagaagagaagaaaggaaGCTCCACAAGGGCTAAGGGATGCTAGTGGGGCAAAAACTGTCGCGCAACACTCTCCTGTTGAGGAAGGTAAACAGGAAGAGTCCCCAGATAGTGGAAAATGATAAATTGGAGGAAGACGCAGTAAGTGTTCAGAAGGAAAGCAGAGTATCAGACTGGTCATTGGTCTCTCCAACGAAAGCATGTCGTGCTTCTTCTGGAATGTGAGAGGCTTTAACAAACCTTTAAAACATTCTGTAGTCAAAGAGTGGATTCGAAACAAAGATATGAATTTTGGTTGTCTGTTGGAAACAAAGATTAAAGAAAGGAAGGCAGAGAGAATTATGAAGGAGGTATTTCAAGAGTGGCCTCTTATGACAAACTATGATTGTAGTCAAGGAGGTAGAATCTGGGTTTTATGGAGGGAATATGTTCGTATGACACCGGTGTACAAATCAGATCAGCTAATTACTTGTTCAGTGGGGTTGGAAGATAATGAGGAGTTTATGTGTACTTTTGTCTATGCGAGAAATCAggtagaaaaaagaaaagagctgTGGGAGGATCTTTGCAATCACCATAACTCTGCTATGTTCAAAAATAAGGAGTGGGTGATAATGGGAGATTTCAATGAGATTTTGGATGGTGAAGAGAATTCAAGGTTTGAAAGGTTGGGAACACTGCCTAGAGGTATTAGAGATTTTCAGAGAACGATGTTGCATTGTCATCTTTCTGACTTGGCTTATCAAGGACTGTTATTTACTTGGAGCAATAAACAAGAAGAAGGCATCATCTGTAAAAATTGGATAGGGTCAGTATGAATGATGCTGCACTTCATCGGTTTTCAACTGCTTATTCTGTATTTGAGCCTGGAGGCTGTTCAAACCACATGCGATGTATGATCCAGTTGAAGCCACCACAAGAAAAAATTTGACTTCCCTTCAAATATGTAAATGCTATTGGAGCTTTATCAGGGTTTCTTCCAATGGTCGAGGAGTATTAGAAAACCACTGAGACTCTCTTTCATTCCACTTCAGCAATGTACAGATTCTCTAAGAAGTTAAAGCAGCTGAAGCCGATGAACAGAGAATTGGGTCGAAATGGGTTGGGGAATTTAACTAAAAGAACTAAGGACGCATATGAGAAGCTTTACGATAAACAGAGGAGTACGCTTGCTAATCCGGGTGAAGTAGCAGCACAGGAGGAGGCTGAAGCACAGGAGGACGCATATGAGAAGTGGATGCATGTAGCTAACCTTGAAGCGGACTTTCTAAAGCAGCGTGCGAAGTTACACTGGTTGGACGTCGGATATCAGAACAATAAGACATTTCACAATGCTATAAGGATACGACAAGCTCAGAATATGATAAGGGAGATAAGGTCCTTGGATGGGAACACTGTTACAAATCACCAGGATATTAAAAAAGAGGCTGAGAGGTTTTTTTCTGAGCTCTTGAATCTATGTCCAGCTGAGTATCAAGGAGCTACGAAGGATGAGCTAAAAGATATCTTGGATTTCAGATGTAGTTTGGAGGATTGTAGTATGTTGGAGGCAGAAGTAACTAAGGAAGAGATTCATAAGGTTCTTTTTGCCATGCCAACTAGCAAATCACCTGGTCCTGATGGGTTTCCATGCGAGTTCTTCAAAACTACATGGTCTATCATTGGGCATGACTTCACGGTAGCTATTCAGTCggttttcaagtttgggttTCTCCCTAAAGGGGTAAACTCCACGATACTAGCTCTGATCCCTAAGAAGACGGACTCTATGGGGATGAGGGATTACAGGCCGATTGCGTGCTGTAATGTTTTATACAAGGTAGTGTCTAAGATACTAGCTAACAGATTGAAGAAGTTATTGCCAAGAATAATCTGCGAGAACCAGTCAGCTTTTATCAAAGGTCGATTGCTCATGGAGAATGTGCTCTTGGCTTCAGAAATGGTGAAGGATTATCACAGGTCTTCAATTCCTCAAAGGTGTGTAATGAAAATCGACATCTCTAAAGCTTTTGATTCTGTTCAGTGGGAGTTTGTTCTGAAGGGATTAAAAGCATTGGATTTTCCAGAAAAGTATATACATTGGATTAAGCTGTGTATCACGAGTTTGTCTTTTTCAATTCAAGTGAATGGGGATCTTGTTGGCTACTTTCAGAGTGCGAGGAGTCTGAGACAAGGCTGCTCGCTTTCTCTTTATCTCTTCGTGTTTTGTATGAATATCCTATCTAAGAAGATTGATAGAGCAGTGTTAGAGCAAAAGTTCAAATACCACCCCCGGTGCAAATCTCTCTCCCTCACCCACTTGTGCTTCACGGATGACTTGATGGTGTTTGTTGAGGGATCAAAAGAATCCATTGAGGGTGCTATTGAGGTGTTTAATGACTTTACGGTATGGTCAGGTTTGAAGATCAACATTGAGAAATCCACAATCTATATGGTTGGTGTTTCTGCAGAAGAGAGGACAAGAATATTATCAAACTTTCCCCTAGCAGAAGGAGCTCTCCTTGTGAGGTACTTAGGTCTCCCGCTCATGACTCAGGCTATGAGAAAGCAAGATTATCAGCCTCTAGTAGAGAAAATAAGAGGTAGGATCAACACTTGGACCACTCGTTTCTTATCTTACGCAGGCTGGCTGTTGCTGATCAAAGATGTCCTCATGAGTATTGTCAATTTCTGGTCTGCTGCATTTAGACTTCCGAGTCAATGTATTAAAGAAGTAGAGCAACTTTGTTCAGCATTTCTGTGGACTGGTCCTAATCTTAAGTCTACTGGAGCTAAGGTTGCGTGGACTGAAGTCTgtaaggaaaaagaagaaggtggTTTGGACTAAGGCCTCTTAGAGAAGTAAACAAAGTTAGTGGTTTGAAGCTTATTTGGAGACTGTTGAATGGGAATTCGTTGTGGAGAAAATGGGTGAAGGTTAAcctgttgaagaagaagagtttttGGGAAGtaaaaactaatatgcaaacaGGATCATGGATGTGGAGAAAATTGCTCAAGCTCAGGGAGGTTGCTAAGAGTTTCTACAGGAAGAAAATTGGTAATGGGCGTCACACTTCATTTTGGTTTGATAAATGGTCAGAGAGAGGAGTTCTGGTTGACTTACTGGGAGCTAGAGGCTTTATCGATATAGGTATTAGAAAAGAAGCTACTGTTGAAGAAGCAATCCTCTGTTTCCGTAGGAGAAGAAGGCATCGTGTGGAGATTCTGAATGAGATTGAAGAGGAGTTGGCAAGGTTGAAAGACAAGTTGTGTGTCGAAGTTGAAGATGTTAGCCAGTGGAAAAGGGCGTCGGGCTTTAAACAAGTTTTCTCGACTTGTGAGACTTGGAGACTGATTAGAGAAGAGAAGGATACATGCGACTGGGCTAGTTGTATTTGGTTCTCGCAAGCTACCCCGAAGTACGCATTTATGGCTTGGTTGGCTAACCTGAACAGACTGTCTACTATGGATAGGATTGCTCGGTGGAGTCAAGGAGTGGATACTACTTGTGTGCTTTGCAAGAACTCACCGGAAGACAGGAATCATCTGTTCTTTGAGTGTGCTTATTCATCTCAAGTTTGGGAAAGTCTCAACAGAGGAATCATGGGAACTTCTTTCACAAACTCTTGGTCTTGGTCTGATATAGTGCAACTAATTGTTGGAAGATCAATGGAAAAGAAGCTGTTCTTTTGTCTCAGGTACACTTTTCAGAGTGCAATTCATGCACTGTGGCGTGAGAGAAATAGAATCAGGCATGGAGAAAAAATGCTGCCATTgataattttgaagaaaatgttGGATAAGGGAGTGAGAAACAAGTTGAGTCAGTTGAGATCAAGGGGAGTGAAGGGAATGGAGGATACATTACAAGTATGGTTTGGCACAAGAGGGTGATAATATTAAGGAGTAATCTCAGTACATAAATTAGCGTAAAGGATGcacttttgatatataaaggtctttttgatgaataaaaatttaacattcattcaaaaaaaaaataaaaaaaaataaatacaaacgtTTACAAAATGCATAAACTTTCATCTTATACAAATCTCGTAAATACCCAGAATATGGAAGACAAAGGTGGGATCTTCATTGTTATCCATATCTCATCTGACAACCTCTTATCTGACCATTGCGCACTTgacctccccccccccccccactctCATGTCCACAGCCACCACATCCACACAACTGCCGTCCACACCGATCACATCCACACGTCACGacatcaacaacatcaacacAACCACTGACCATGAGAACCCCGTCCACAACTCTTCCGACCACATCAACAATATCCACACACACATTGACCAAAAGAGCTACCATCACCTCCATAAATCACCACCTCCAGTATCTCCTCTCCCTCTATTACCACTTTCGTATCCACCACCGAGAGTTCCATCCACAACTCTTCTGGTCACATCAACACAACCACTGACTACGAGAACCCCGTCCACAACTCTTCCGACCACATCAACAATATCCACACACATTGACCAAGAGAGCTACCATCACCTCCATTAATCACCACCTCAAGTATCTCCTCTCCCTCTATTACCACTTTCGTATCCACCACCGAGAGCTCTATCCACAACTCTTCCGGTCACATCAACACAACCACTGACTAAGAGATCCTCATCCACAATTCTTTCGACCACATCAACAATATCCACGCACACATTGACCAAGAGAGCCACCATCACTTTCATAGGGTTTGGCCGAGAAAACAGACTCAACTAGTTGTTCTAAGAAGCGGGGTCTAACTTTCCATGTGGAGTTTGTCTGTGAATCAAAGGAGGCGGAGAAGAACAGAGATCGAGATCGAGAACTAATCGGCAAGAGCGTTGAAGACTACGCGGCGGCGGTCGGGGCCAAGGAACGATCCAGATACTGAAATCGAGAGGTGGAACACGGTAATACGATGTCGAGAGAGACGAATCAAGAAGATTTAGAGCGGCATCGAAAGTATCTTTCTCAGATTACAAATTTGTCGCACGGGAGAAAGGGGGTAGGGTTTCGTCGTTTCATAGTTTTCTCAGATTAGGGATTTTGTTTGAAAGAGGAACCGACGCCAAAGAGATAAAGTGatgttatatttagatttttaatttatcttatttGTCTAGATAGATAGTGTAACGAAATGAGATGTCCTTTAGTTAGAGGTTATGTTGGTAATTTTGTTAGGGTAATGTGTCTTGTATGTTCAATGTGTCTCTTAGTGTAATTGACAGCTTAGAATGTGTCTCCTAGGGTAAAAATTTCATAATCAATCCGAAGAATTTTATATTAACTTCACaaacactttttaaaagaaGCAGATACATAGACTACCGGGATTGTAAAACTCTTATAACCCTTTACAGATTTTAACGAGCTACGAaaggtatgactggttttcctACTACCACTCACAAACGCAGTTTTTGCGGTTGttagcggttgttggcgttttaTAACAATCATTCAAACTGCTATAAACCGTTTCAAACTGcttcaaacctcgtaaatccaaAAGTTGGTTCCACCTAGCGTTTACGGTTGCGggaagataaattttttttcttttttttaaacaatataaatacaaaataaaaatattcaataaaaattttaaatttgaatt
Protein-coding regions in this window:
- the LOC125585765 gene encoding uncharacterized protein LOC125585765; protein product: MDTANLSGILNPLEDRSVIKGEDKKESTVEKQERSSILTEEKSWDGKNKVVIPDEVLADSTPLWDDFIVGKFMDLAPHMAKVHMVVNKIWKYGELESKVDVYDVNATMMRFRISNPKAREKILKRGMWNIAGVPMVVTKWTPKTEEEKQEETAIPMWILLRKVPLHMYSWQGLSFMTSTVGFPDRLHPETIAYTNLEEAKVFVNVDLSKPLPKEIDFTKEGKEFTVEFHYPWFPSKCNLCSKWGHTEKVCIMNGKEKRRKEAPQGLRDASGAKTVAQHSPVEEGKQEESPDSGK
- the LOC125585766 gene encoding uncharacterized protein LOC125585766, with amino-acid sequence MQTGSWMWRKLLKLREVAKSFYRKKIGNGRHTSFWFDKWSERGVLVDLLGARGFIDIGIRKEATVEEAILCFRRRRRHRVEILNEIEEELARLKDKLCVEVEDVSQWKRASGFKQVFSTCETWRLIREEKDTCDWASCIWFSQATPKYAFMAWLANLNRLSTMDRIARWSQGVDTTCVLCKNSPEDRNHLFFECAYSSQVWESLNRGIMGTSFTNSWSWSDIVQLIVGRSMEKKLFFCLRYTFQSAIHALWRERNRIRHGEKMLPLIILKKMLDKGVRNKLSQLRSRGVKGMEDTLQVWFGTRG